The following nucleotide sequence is from Corylus avellana chromosome ca7, CavTom2PMs-1.0.
CAAAAACTCTCTTCTCACTCTCACTTTCAGACGACACTGACCCGGAAAACAATTTCTCAGAATCAGATATAGCTAGGGCTAATTTTTGTTCCCTAACGAAGAAACTGACATCAAACGGTCGAAATCAtttaaaaggaacaaaaaaaacccaagaaaaatATGCAGAAGAATCTTCCACCTGGAAGAATAGGAAGAGATCCAAGTTTGAAAAACGCTCCTAAAGAAATTCAGCTTTTTCCACTATAAGACACACACAGAAATAGTGCATAACAATCGCAACTAGATTCAAAAATCAaacttcctctctctctctctctctctctgtgtctctgtctctgtctctgtggGTTAATGGAAGGAAATGTCTCCCTCAGATTCTCTGTAAAATAACGCATTATTTTACTGTGCATGTTTTAAAGGTAAATGCCGAACACGATGAGAGATCAGACGGCTGTGGTTGAGGTTCAGACAGAGTATCCGACCGTTGGGATTGGGTAAATTTTGAATATGCTTTTCGAAAGTTTACGTTACCAATGTGAAGAGATGGCCGTGGCTGCCACGTGTGCGGTGGAACGGTTTATGACTTTTCAAAGTGGTGCATAGGTTGAGGATTGAGATAGATACCACGTGCGAGGGAAACAGATCATGGGAAAGTGTGTTTCAGACGGTTGGATTTACCTATTTGACCttgtaatgtttttttgaaTTCGGATCGTTTGTGGAGAGTCCAGCAATATATAGGGCCCGGCCTATGAACGCTCCATAATATTGTGTTTTAAACGTGtaattgttaaattatttttaaaaattaaaatgcaaaTGTGGACCAACCTGAATTTGTTGCATttgaaaaagaacaaataatgTGACAACAAGtctatttttaattagtatattttgatttttctcgATCATCAAATGCAAATATGCATTCTCAAAGCCTCAAATGATAGTTTAATTGgatgtgaaccacgcctcatgaaacggAAGTCACTCGTTCAACAAATATGCATAATATGCATTCATCTTACAACTCCAAGAAAACACCTTTTGAATTAAGTGACAAATGGGTTATAGTTTTGAACTAAAGAATGCAATCATGAGCTTGAGAAGAATCAAATAGTGTGATGTTATAATATTGATCTCGTAATTAGTGGGAAAGAAGAAGATGTGGACACCGAATGATTAAGCTAATGCATTTTGAATGTTTAAACCAAggaaaataatgattaaatggCTCATGAGAGTCATGTTTTTTCATCTCTAGTTGACATATCATTATCAGTATAAAAAGCCAAAGTGTCCAACCAATTGGTCCATGCCACTAGTACATTGACTCTACGACAAACATACCCATCTCATTTCTTTCAACTTATCCCtttttattgttgaatttgtaCCCACTTTTTCTTTGATATGTTTTTAGTGGGCGAGGTAGTGATGTACTTCCCAATGGCTGCGGTAACAAACAAGAGCTCCAtgcaacaataataatataatcaaatatatGAGGGAGAGGGTTGGGTGAGTGAACCAGGACGCGTGAGGATGGTCAGGGTGCGGGTGGGGCTTTGGCGTTGCGTAGCCAGGACGTGACGATGTTGCCTGTCGACTACGCACAATTTTCccgaattattttattttattttattttttgtatttccGAGTAGTGGTGGCCTATGTTGCATCCACCCACCACTTTGCCTTCAACCCCCACTGCTTTCAACTTTACAAGTAGGGCCGTAGCCCGGTGGTAATTCGACCACTTGCATTGAATttgagtaatattaaaaatatgagtataaaaaattatataaattaatttaaatttgagttcACCTTAATTATGACACAAGCCATTAAAATAGGGATGGATGATACAACCCGACCCAAAATAccatttaataatataaatcgTGTGGAATTAACTCGACTTGAcccatgtgtatatatatatatatatatatatatatatatatgaattatgcAAGTGAATCATGAATTAAGCAAGTTGACACAAAATTGACTTGTTTATTAATCAGGTTTAATCGGATCAAGGCGGTTTGACTTTAATTCTATTTTACTAAACCAtaacatgttaatttaatattaaGTTCGTATTAAGTTTGTAAgtcttataaaaaattgttaaccttGCTTATAAGAAATACACATATAATCTACAAGTTGAATGCACCGTAAAAGGAGTAAGGGTATACATcactctctatctctctttcacCCCTCCTAAAGCCTATATAGAATGGTCCCCTCAGCATTTGGTACATGAAGatctttatgattttttggtcacataagttttgaaaaaacatgAGGGAGATTGGAGGCTAATAatgaatagattttttttttttttttttttgccctagATACTATTTCCTGGTTTTAAGCTGAGTTACATGTATACCCTTTAGAAGtatgaaaactttatttatttgctAGACAGTTTTAAGGGCATAAAAGTGATTGAATGACTCAAAATGGATTGAAGGCGGCGGTAGGAAGAGAACCAGAGAGGAGAAATAGTAAATGGAAAGCTTCCTTGAGGGCCTATTTTCTACTTGTCACCAAACGTGATGAGAAGTGATGGAAAAATAGTAAACCTTTTGTTATgctcaaataaataaataaataaacccaagagctttctatttttttttttttttttttttcgtaatgTGATAAATACCACCAGACaaataaaaaagggtaaatTATACATTTCAAAGAAGATCTCTCCTTATGAATCTCcaatgaataatgttatttagtaaattgttatacaattACCTTACAACTTAATGATGTCACAATAAAACTAAACCGTTAGATcagcatataaaataaaaataaaaaaaataaaaaataaaaacatgagcTGAGTTTCACTACCACTTCATTataattgtataacaatctactaaattgCATTACTCATACCCAACCAAAAATGGGGAAATTGTACACTTGTTCAACCATCTCTCTTTCCaatcttgtttttggaagcattctcacAGGATCtctcctattctctcttccattcaaATCAGGAATGAGAAAGATCCTCTCTTGTAGTCCTttcttccttattcaattagaaaaaaaaaaaaaaccatctctCTTTCCTTAGTTCCCACCAACTTTATCATTTCTTATCTACTTTGATTGCAAAGCACGGTTTTTGAGATGATGAAAATTACATGCTTTGAGTGTACACATCATAAACTCACAGCGTATAAAATTTGGGCAACTTAAGAGAAGATGTTGTAGAGCCCATCTGTCTTGGACAAGTAGATTCCACCTCTTAGACTGTCCAGAACAGGTGAGCTCAATAACATTTCACAAAAGCAAAGAGGTGAGCCCAATAACATTTCCCAAAAGCAAAGAAATTTGGGCAGCGTAACCACTGAGAATGTTTATTTTCctgagagcgagagagagagagagagagagagagaagggggagGGCTTGATGTGACCACTATGTTAAACTTGCTAACCAATTCAAAAGCATATGGAAGTTCACAATTACCgtacaaaaatacaaataacaAGTAGATAACTGAGCCCTGCAATGTCTGCAACCAAACAACAGACtacaaagtgaaagaaaaagcaAACCTACCAACCATCTGACTGGAACTTTTATTCTGCCTCTGTTCAGGAACGGGATCTTTCCCGTGGTGGTGGTGAACGGCTGCATTGTCAAATAGTATAGTCAAGATTCAAGTATCATCTATTAACATATCGTACAAGGTTGGTTGAACAGACGGACAAACAACTGAGAAAAGCAAATGTCTCAGAAAGATTTGAAGTTTGAACCTGTCATATCTCCCATTGACTGGGCTCTCAGGTCTTTCAAACTTGGGACTTCCCCTTGTTTCAGGTCTGGAACTTGGATTTGATCCATGGCCATAGTCTGGGCTATCCCTATTCCTACGATATGGACTTGGGGATCGCACACGATCATAGCTTCTCCTATCAGGAGACATGTCCCGGCCTCTTCTATCAGGACTATAGCCATTTCttttatcatcatcatctcgAACTGCATATTCCACTGAAATGACCCGATCCATGAACTTACTGCACACCTCAAATATGAATAAGCCATAGTTAATATAGTGAGCAGATTTGCAAATAAGTGTTAGGCACCCATAAAACTAATTATTTCATAAGAAATGGTAGCGGTACCAAATCTTTTGCCAAGATATGAGTACCAAaatgatgtggagcttattcattaGAAAcgatcaaaataattaatcaaaaaaaatgCTACGggtaccaatgaataagctccTTGATATTCATCTCtcagtaaaaaatttgttatccatagcatttcttttatttcatagGGCTCTTTTGAAAAGCAActatattgatatccaataactTCTTGATCAAGTATACTACCAGTCTAAGCATTTGCTGAAGGAAAATACAACCTCATATTCGTTGCATCCAATGCTTTGGTAGCATCATCCTGTGACTCATActgaataaatgcaaaattccTTCTAATCCttatgttcaatatttttccatattGATCGAAGTGCCTCTCTAGATCCCTTGTTCTCGTATAACTTGGGTCAAAATTAATGACAAACAAGGTTTTTGATGGTCGCGTGCTAGCTGAAGATCTTGAACCACCAGGCCTTCTAATGCCACGTTCATGCTGCAATACAATATA
It contains:
- the LOC132187424 gene encoding serine/arginine-rich splicing factor RS41-like isoform X1; translation: MKPIFCGNIEFDARQSDLERLFRRYGRVERVDMKSGFAFVYMEDERDAEYAIRRLDRTEFGRKGRRLRVEWTKHERGIRRPGGSRSSASTRPSKTLFVINFDPSYTRTRDLERHFDQYGKILNIRIRRNFAFIQYESQDDATKALDATNMSKFMDRVISVEYAVRDDDDKRNGYSPDRRGRDMSPDRRSYDRVRSPSPYRRNRDSPDYGHGSNPSSRPETRGSPKFERPESPVNGRYDSRSPPPRERSRS
- the LOC132187424 gene encoding serine/arginine-rich splicing factor RS41-like isoform X2 codes for the protein MIFAQCSVSDTFQHRNHDDFQPVAGFAFVYMEDERDAEYAIRRLDRTEFGRKGRRLRVEWTKHERGIRRPGGSRSSASTRPSKTLFVINFDPSYTRTRDLERHFDQYGKILNIRIRRNFAFIQYESQDDATKALDATNMSKFMDRVISVEYAVRDDDDKRNGYSPDRRGRDMSPDRRSYDRVRSPSPYRRNRDSPDYGHGSNPSSRPETRGSPKFERPESPVNGRYDSRSPPPRERSRS